Proteins encoded together in one Muntiacus reevesi chromosome 22, mMunRee1.1, whole genome shotgun sequence window:
- the CCNG2 gene encoding cyclin-G2 codes for MKDLGAEYLAGREGVQLFGLLNLYLEQEQRFQPREKGLSLIEATPETDNTLCPRLRNAKVEDLRSLTNFFGSCTETFVLAVNILDRFLALMKVKPKHLSCIGVCCFLLAARIVEEECNIPSIHDVIRISQCKCTASDIKRMEKIISEKLHYEFEATTALNFLHLYHTIVLCHTSERKEILSLDKLEAQLKACCCRLTFSKAKPSILALCLLNLEVETLKSIELLEILLLVKKHSKVNDSEFVYWRELVSKCLAEYSSPECCKPDLKKLVWIVSRRTAQNLHNSYYSVPELPTIPEGGCFDESESEDSCEDMSCGEESLSSSPHRDQECTFFFSFKVAQTLCFPS; via the exons ATGAAGGATTTAGGGGCAGAGTACTTGGCCGGTCGCGAAGGTGTCCAGCTCTTCGGGTTGTTGAACCTCTACCTGGAGCAGGAACAGAGATTCCAACCTCGAGAAAAAGGGCTGAGCTTGATCGAGGCCACCCCGGAG ACAGATAACACTTTGTGTCCAAGATTGAGAAATGCCAAAGTCGAAGATTTGAGGAGTTTAACCAACTTTTTTGGATCTTGCACTGAAACTTTTGTCTTGGCTGTCAATATTTTGGACAGATTCTTGGCTCTTATGAAG GTGAAACCTAAGCATTTGTCTTGCATTGGAGTCTGTTGTTTTTTGCTGGCTGCTAGAATAGTTGAAGAAGAATGCAATATTCCATCTATTCATGATGTGATCCGGATTAGCCAATGTAAATGTACTGCTTCTGACATAAAGCGGatggaaaaaataatatcagAAAAATTGCACTATGAATTCGAAGCTACTACTGCCTTAAACTTTTTGCACTTATACCATACTATCGTACTTTGTCATACTTCAGAAAG GAAAGAAATACTGAGCCTTGATAAATTAGAAGCTCAGCTGAAAGCTTGCTGCTGCCGACTTACCttttcaaaagcaaaa ccATCCATACTAGCTTTGTGCCTTCTCAATTTGGAAGTAGAAACTTTGAAATCCATTGAGTTGTTGGAAATTCTCCTGCTTGTTAAAAAACATTCCAAG gtgaatGACTCCGAGTTTGTTTACTGGAGGGAGTTAGTTTCTAAATGCCTAGCCGAATATTCTTCTCCTGAATGTTGCAAACCAGATCTTAAGAAGCTGGTTTGGATCGTTTCAAGGCGCACAGCCCAGAACCTCCACAACAGTTATTACAGTGTTCCTGAGCTGCCGACAATACCGGAGGGGGGctgttttgatgaaagtgaaag TGAGGACTCTTGTGAAGACATGAGTTGTGGAGAAGAGAGCCTCAGCAGCTCCCCTCACCGGGATCAAGAGTGCACATTCTTCTTCAGCTTCAAAGTGGCGCAGACACTGTGCTTCCCGTCTTAG